From a single Vibrio sp. BS-M-Sm-2 genomic region:
- a CDS encoding carbohydrate ABC transporter permease, translating into MPSERTMYIMTKILMVMLGILLIVSAIITVFPFVWSALLSTRDRSEIFGSGISFAIGDSLMVNYAKLLEIMPFWKAMFNSIYVAFLGTTISLLFCSMGGYAFAVFKFRGKNVLFGMLVGSMAIPPVLSLIPYFMIVKFLGLLDNHMAVWLPFTTTPFGIFLMRQHVIASIPKELLEAAKLDGAGEFRTYWSVVLPLMKPALATLAIVQFVFFWNMFMQPLVVLNNPDNYVITQALRSVQGIPNTPWGAVMLGTTISILPLVITYLFASKQMISGLTSGAVKG; encoded by the coding sequence ATGCCAAGCGAACGCACCATGTACATCATGACTAAGATCTTGATGGTCATGCTCGGCATATTACTGATTGTTTCCGCAATCATTACGGTGTTCCCGTTTGTGTGGTCAGCACTGCTTTCAACACGTGACCGCTCGGAGATCTTCGGCTCGGGCATCAGCTTTGCGATTGGCGATAGCCTAATGGTGAACTACGCAAAACTGCTGGAAATCATGCCGTTTTGGAAAGCGATGTTTAACTCGATTTACGTGGCTTTCTTAGGCACCACTATCTCGCTGCTGTTTTGTAGCATGGGTGGTTACGCGTTTGCTGTGTTTAAGTTCCGCGGTAAGAACGTGTTGTTCGGCATGCTGGTTGGCTCAATGGCGATTCCGCCAGTGCTTAGCTTGATCCCTTACTTCATGATCGTGAAATTCTTAGGCTTGTTGGATAACCACATGGCGGTATGGCTACCGTTTACCACCACACCATTTGGTATCTTCTTGATGCGTCAGCACGTGATTGCATCGATTCCTAAAGAGCTATTAGAAGCAGCGAAACTGGATGGCGCAGGTGAGTTCAGAACGTACTGGAGTGTGGTACTGCCACTGATGAAACCAGCACTAGCAACACTCGCTATCGTGCAGTTCGTCTTCTTCTGGAACATGTTTATGCAGCCTCTTGTGGTGCTGAACAACCCTGACAACTACGTCATCACACAAGCACTACGAAGTGTTCAAGGTATTCCGAATACGCCATGGGGCGCGGTAATGCTAGGTACCACAATTTCTATTTTACCACTCGTTATTACTTACCTGTTTGCATCGAAGCAGATGATCAGTGGTTTAACGTCCGGCGCAGTTAAAGGTTAG
- a CDS encoding carbohydrate porin, whose product MQKFKLLPITVAVAASLASISSFAAETDLAALEQRIQELESQVGDIKYVDDQQQAVLTAETNVPDGIVFSGYARYGAHYKSGDERYVDIGTTGRSVGRLGNEANGGEVQLAKLFQADNGAIWDIVFMADHWEADAWADDGGLSMKKMYAGVTNVFESQPELYMWAGRDFHQRPQQGLNDYFWMTHDGQGAGFNNFDFGGAKLDMGFVGQVKGGLVNDNGRYAVTAKLHSINAGIGNLDLYANYGFASDEADVAGEPKVSDETAYLLGATLGLGESNKLVVKYGDGADSSVYDLKGDYQTLYASVEGSYAATDNFIIDYLVSYKDNSGSDLDRENTEYAGIVRPQYQWDDVHSTWLEAGYGMVDYDDDGEENAWKVTLSQNVSLGGLPWSRPMLRFYTTVGDVETKGNTVKTTNVDTLSFGAMFEAWW is encoded by the coding sequence ATGCAAAAATTTAAGCTTTTGCCAATAACGGTCGCAGTGGCGGCTTCGCTTGCTTCAATCTCTTCTTTTGCTGCAGAAACGGATCTTGCCGCTCTGGAACAGCGAATCCAAGAGCTGGAATCTCAAGTTGGTGATATCAAGTATGTTGATGATCAACAACAAGCGGTTCTGACTGCAGAAACCAATGTACCAGACGGTATCGTCTTCTCTGGTTATGCTCGTTACGGCGCTCACTACAAAAGTGGTGATGAGCGTTACGTAGACATAGGTACAACAGGTCGTTCTGTTGGTCGTTTAGGTAACGAAGCTAACGGTGGTGAAGTTCAGTTAGCTAAGCTTTTCCAAGCAGATAACGGCGCTATCTGGGACATCGTATTCATGGCTGACCACTGGGAAGCTGACGCATGGGCTGATGACGGTGGCCTAAGCATGAAAAAAATGTACGCTGGTGTAACCAATGTCTTTGAAAGTCAGCCTGAGCTTTACATGTGGGCTGGTCGTGACTTCCATCAACGTCCGCAACAAGGTTTGAACGATTACTTCTGGATGACACACGATGGTCAAGGTGCTGGTTTTAACAACTTCGACTTCGGTGGTGCTAAGTTAGACATGGGCTTTGTTGGCCAAGTTAAAGGTGGTTTGGTTAACGACAACGGTCGATACGCTGTGACCGCAAAACTGCACAGCATCAACGCTGGTATCGGTAACCTAGATCTGTATGCGAACTACGGCTTTGCTTCAGATGAAGCTGATGTAGCAGGTGAGCCAAAAGTTAGTGATGAAACGGCATACCTATTGGGTGCGACCTTAGGCTTGGGTGAGTCTAACAAGTTGGTTGTTAAGTATGGTGACGGTGCTGATTCGTCAGTATATGACCTGAAAGGTGACTACCAGACTTTGTATGCAAGCGTTGAAGGTAGCTATGCAGCGACAGACAACTTCATCATCGATTACTTAGTGTCGTACAAAGACAACTCTGGTTCTGATCTAGACCGCGAGAATACGGAATACGCTGGTATCGTTCGTCCACAATACCAATGGGATGATGTTCACTCTACATGGCTAGAAGCGGGCTACGGCATGGTTGATTACGATGACGACGGTGAAGAGAACGCGTGGAAAGTAACCCTATCTCAAAACGTTTCTCTAGGTGGTTTACCTTGGAGCCGTCCAATGCTTCGCTTCTACACAACCGTGGGTGATGTAGAAACGAAAGGCAACACAGTGAAGACAACTAATGTTGATACATTGTCGTTCGGCGCAATGTTTGAAGCTTGGTGGTAA
- a CDS encoding GH1 family beta-glucosidase, producing MNKFQLPSDSKLRSKEFVFGVATSSYQIEGGVEEGGRTPSIWDTFCKTPGKVDNGDSGDVACDHYHLWKQDIEMIQGLGVDAYRLSIAWPRILPQDGMVNQQGLEFYEQIIDECHARGMKVYVTLYHWDLPQYLEDKGGWLNRETSYKFAEYAEVVSNYFGDKIDVYTTLNEPFVSAFLGYRWGEHAPGIKGEKEGYLASHHLMLAHGLAMPILRKNAPHAKHGVVFNATPAYPITPKDQGAADYCEAENYHWFIDPVLKGEYPQLVVERQAMNMPMILEGDLDIISAPVDYIGINYYTRNVARFNENGDIESVKQADAEHTYIGWEINPQGLTDLLVRLDARYENIPPIYITENGAAGNDERVNGQVMDEQRVRYFQGHIEAVHNAVEAGVKVDGYFAWSLMDNFEWAFGYCQRFGIVHVDYTTQERTLKQSAIAYRNMLLERAEENR from the coding sequence ATGAATAAATTTCAACTTCCAAGTGATTCAAAGTTACGCAGTAAGGAATTTGTATTCGGTGTCGCGACATCTTCATACCAAATTGAAGGCGGCGTTGAAGAGGGCGGTCGTACACCGTCTATCTGGGACACGTTTTGTAAGACGCCAGGTAAGGTAGATAACGGCGACAGTGGTGATGTGGCGTGCGACCACTACCACTTGTGGAAGCAAGACATCGAGATGATTCAAGGTTTAGGCGTTGATGCTTACCGTCTCTCAATTGCATGGCCACGCATCCTGCCGCAAGACGGCATGGTGAATCAGCAAGGATTAGAATTTTACGAGCAGATCATCGATGAATGCCATGCTCGTGGCATGAAGGTGTATGTAACGCTCTACCATTGGGATCTACCGCAATACCTTGAAGATAAAGGCGGCTGGCTAAACCGTGAAACGTCTTACAAGTTTGCAGAATATGCAGAAGTGGTGAGTAACTACTTTGGCGACAAGATTGATGTTTACACCACTCTGAATGAACCGTTTGTTTCTGCATTCCTTGGCTACCGCTGGGGCGAACACGCGCCTGGCATCAAGGGTGAAAAAGAGGGCTACTTAGCCTCTCACCACCTAATGCTGGCACACGGTTTGGCTATGCCGATTCTTCGCAAGAATGCGCCTCATGCTAAGCATGGAGTGGTATTTAACGCGACGCCGGCTTACCCGATAACGCCAAAAGATCAAGGCGCCGCAGACTACTGTGAAGCAGAGAACTACCACTGGTTTATCGACCCAGTATTGAAAGGTGAATACCCACAGCTAGTGGTAGAACGCCAAGCGATGAACATGCCGATGATCCTTGAAGGTGATTTAGACATCATCAGCGCACCGGTCGATTACATCGGTATTAACTACTACACACGTAATGTCGCTCGCTTCAACGAGAATGGCGACATTGAATCAGTGAAACAGGCTGACGCTGAACACACTTACATTGGCTGGGAAATTAACCCACAAGGCTTAACCGATTTATTGGTAAGACTGGATGCTCGCTACGAAAACATACCTCCAATTTACATTACTGAGAATGGTGCAGCAGGTAACGACGAGCGTGTAAATGGGCAAGTGATGGACGAGCAACGCGTTCGTTATTTCCAAGGTCATATCGAAGCGGTTCACAACGCAGTTGAAGCCGGTGTAAAAGTCGATGGCTACTTCGCTTGGAGCCTGATGGATAACTTTGAGTGGGCATTCGGTTACTGCCAGCGTTTTGGCATTGTCCATGTTGATTACACCACCCAAGAAAGAACACTGAAACAGAGCGCAATTGCGTACCGAAATATGCTGCTAGAGCGCGCTGAGGAGAACAGATAA
- a CDS encoding ABC transporter substrate-binding protein, with protein MKFKTLALSCAVALGLGTTAVNAADKEIRFDGFPDFDSSLKVLLPDFEKETGIKVDYLMNNHGDHHTKLTTNLATGSGAGDVIVVDVEKIGPFVGSGGLVNLSENYGADKYEERFAPYAWAQGKGADGDMYGIPVDLGPGVMYYRTDVFEKAGIDVEEAIKDWDSYIAAGEKLKEQNVQLIASAADVAQAIIFTTVPEGEGLYFDKDGNPVVTSERFVHAFEVAKEIRDKGLDGRILAWSNEWYEGFRNGTFATQLSGAWLLGHLNNWIAPETKGKWAVENLPDGIYGSWGGSFLSIPTQSDNPDEAWALIEYMTTDREVQLKHFETIAAFPANVTTYDDELFQEEMEFLGGQKARLLFAEVAQNIKPVSPAQGDHVARSIILENALMEVLDEGKDIETALKEAERLIKRRTRNL; from the coding sequence ATGAAATTTAAGACCTTAGCGCTCTCGTGCGCGGTTGCTTTAGGATTAGGTACAACGGCTGTTAATGCGGCTGACAAAGAGATTCGTTTCGACGGCTTCCCTGATTTCGATAGCAGCCTGAAGGTGTTACTGCCTGATTTCGAAAAGGAAACAGGGATTAAAGTTGATTACCTTATGAACAATCACGGTGACCACCACACCAAGCTAACCACCAACTTGGCTACTGGCTCGGGTGCTGGTGATGTGATTGTTGTCGACGTTGAGAAAATCGGTCCATTCGTTGGCTCTGGTGGTCTAGTAAACTTATCTGAAAACTACGGTGCGGATAAATACGAAGAGCGATTCGCACCTTACGCATGGGCGCAAGGTAAAGGCGCTGACGGCGACATGTACGGCATTCCTGTCGATCTTGGTCCAGGTGTTATGTATTACCGTACCGACGTATTCGAAAAAGCGGGCATTGATGTAGAAGAAGCTATCAAAGATTGGGATTCATACATCGCTGCCGGTGAAAAACTGAAAGAGCAAAACGTACAACTTATTGCTTCAGCGGCAGACGTTGCACAGGCAATTATCTTCACAACGGTTCCTGAAGGTGAAGGTCTTTACTTCGATAAAGATGGCAACCCAGTTGTGACATCAGAGCGTTTTGTTCACGCTTTTGAAGTAGCAAAAGAGATCCGTGACAAAGGTTTAGATGGTCGCATCCTGGCTTGGTCTAACGAATGGTACGAAGGCTTCCGCAATGGCACATTTGCAACTCAACTTTCTGGCGCTTGGTTACTTGGTCACCTAAATAACTGGATTGCTCCTGAAACCAAAGGTAAATGGGCAGTAGAAAACCTACCTGATGGCATCTACGGCAGCTGGGGCGGTTCATTCCTTTCAATTCCAACTCAATCAGATAACCCAGATGAAGCTTGGGCTCTTATTGAATACATGACGACTGACCGTGAAGTTCAACTTAAGCACTTCGAAACGATTGCTGCTTTCCCTGCGAACGTAACTACGTATGACGATGAGTTGTTCCAAGAAGAGATGGAATTCCTAGGTGGTCAGAAAGCGCGTCTTCTATTTGCTGAAGTGGCGCAGAACATCAAACCAGTATCTCCAGCTCAAGGCGACCATGTAGCACGTTCTATAATTTTAGAGAACGCATTGATGGAAGTGCTTGATGAAGGTAAGGACATCGAGACTGCATTGAAAGAGGCAGAGCGTCTAATCAAGCGTCGTACGCGTAATCTTTAA
- a CDS encoding L-lactate permease: protein MSETLLALLAFSPIVVAAILLVGLNWPAKKAMPVAFALTVAIALFAWDMSGTRVLASVFQGFGITVSVLWIVFGAIFLLNTLKHTGAITTIRNGFTDISADRRVQAIIIAWCFGSFIEGASGFGTPAAIAAPLLVAIGFPALAAVLMGMMIQSTPVSFGAVGTPIIVGVNKGLDTHNIGESLIAHGSTWDAYLQQITSSVALIHASVGVMMPVLMAMMLTRFFGKNKSWTEGLDILPFALFAGAAFTIPYALTGVFLGAEFPSLIGGLVGLAIVVTAAKRGFLVPKSKWDFESEDKWPAEWLGSLKIDLDDNNSNSKQNHKKMSMAMAWAPYVLLAVTLVASRVSPEFKGLLKSVSLSFSNILGETGVSTAIQPLYLPGGILVFVALVAVLMQSRSATPLAKAFGESSKTLIGAGFVLVFTIPMVRIFINSGVNGADLASMPVTTANFAADLVGSAFPALSATVGALGAFIAGSNTVSNMMFSQFQFEVAQTLSISSAVVVALQAVGAAAGNMIAIHNVVAASATVGLLGREGATLRKTIIPTFYYLVMTGIIGLVVIYGFKMTDALM, encoded by the coding sequence ATGAGTGAAACTCTACTAGCTCTATTGGCCTTTTCACCAATAGTTGTTGCAGCGATTCTACTGGTTGGCCTGAACTGGCCAGCGAAAAAAGCGATGCCAGTGGCATTTGCACTAACCGTTGCTATTGCCCTATTTGCTTGGGATATGTCTGGCACTCGCGTGCTGGCTTCTGTATTCCAAGGCTTCGGCATTACCGTGTCGGTTCTCTGGATTGTGTTTGGCGCCATCTTCTTATTAAACACTTTGAAACACACCGGAGCTATCACCACTATCCGTAACGGCTTTACTGACATATCAGCAGACCGTCGTGTGCAAGCGATCATCATCGCTTGGTGTTTTGGTTCATTCATCGAAGGCGCATCTGGCTTCGGTACACCTGCTGCAATTGCCGCTCCGCTACTGGTTGCTATCGGCTTCCCAGCGCTTGCTGCGGTACTTATGGGCATGATGATCCAATCTACGCCAGTATCATTCGGCGCGGTTGGTACACCAATCATTGTTGGTGTGAACAAAGGCTTGGACACGCACAACATCGGTGAAAGCCTGATTGCTCATGGTTCTACTTGGGATGCTTACCTACAACAGATCACTTCAAGCGTTGCACTGATTCATGCTTCTGTTGGTGTGATGATGCCAGTTCTAATGGCAATGATGCTGACTCGCTTCTTTGGCAAAAACAAAAGCTGGACTGAAGGTTTAGATATCTTACCGTTCGCGCTATTCGCAGGTGCTGCTTTCACTATTCCTTACGCACTGACTGGCGTCTTCTTAGGCGCAGAATTCCCATCATTGATTGGTGGTTTAGTTGGCCTAGCGATTGTGGTGACTGCAGCAAAACGTGGCTTCCTAGTTCCTAAATCAAAATGGGATTTTGAAAGCGAAGACAAGTGGCCAGCAGAGTGGTTAGGTTCGCTAAAGATCGATCTAGACGACAACAATTCAAACAGTAAGCAAAACCATAAGAAAATGAGCATGGCGATGGCATGGGCACCTTACGTGCTGTTAGCTGTCACTCTAGTTGCTAGCCGCGTGAGCCCTGAGTTCAAAGGCCTGCTTAAGAGCGTTAGCTTATCGTTCAGCAACATCCTTGGTGAGACAGGCGTAAGCACTGCAATTCAACCTTTGTACCTGCCGGGCGGCATCTTAGTCTTCGTCGCGCTGGTTGCGGTTCTCATGCAATCTCGCAGCGCAACGCCACTGGCTAAAGCTTTTGGTGAGTCAAGCAAGACTCTGATTGGCGCAGGCTTTGTGTTGGTGTTCACCATCCCTATGGTTCGTATCTTCATTAACTCTGGCGTGAACGGCGCTGATTTAGCAAGTATGCCAGTAACCACTGCAAACTTTGCAGCTGACCTAGTCGGCAGCGCATTCCCAGCGTTAAGTGCCACGGTTGGTGCGTTAGGTGCCTTCATTGCAGGTTCAAACACCGTTTCAAACATGATGTTCAGCCAATTCCAATTCGAAGTAGCACAAACTCTGTCTATCTCTAGTGCTGTGGTTGTTGCTCTGCAAGCCGTTGGTGCTGCAGCAGGTAACATGATTGCGATTCACAACGTGGTAGCCGCATCGGCGACCGTAGGCTTGTTAGGACGCGAAGGCGCAACACTACGTAAGACAATCATCCCAACGTTCTACTATTTGGTGATGACCGGAATCATCGGCCTAGTGGTTATCTACGGCTTCAAAATGACAGACGCACTTATGTAA
- a CDS encoding LysR family transcriptional regulator: MRADDLILFSQVVELGSFSKVAEQNNLTNSVVSKRIARLEEEIGVQLLYRTTRKLTLTEAGKAMLHGAKNVKQAAQEAMDAVSGFGENVSGHIKMSVPTISGDLILADAVAEFCNMHPGLTVDMSLNNRFVDLVEDGLDLVIRTGYLEDSSLIARHILDSQWVVCASPSYIAKNGKPMQPKDLVEHNCLQYAYQTTGASEWQFLHSKDGCTDNDKYIVRVSGSFSTDNATALRKAALGGHGVAYVPRCLVYHDIRNGQLVDIFPDLVGKKLGIYAVYPFTRQPPNKIKLLIEHIRTRYLTISHYF; encoded by the coding sequence ATGCGGGCAGATGATTTGATCCTGTTTTCACAGGTAGTAGAGCTGGGTAGTTTTAGTAAGGTGGCAGAGCAAAATAACCTTACAAATTCGGTAGTTAGTAAGAGGATTGCGCGTTTGGAAGAAGAGATTGGCGTGCAATTATTATATCGAACTACGCGTAAATTGACGCTGACCGAAGCAGGCAAGGCAATGTTACACGGAGCCAAAAATGTGAAGCAGGCAGCTCAAGAGGCTATGGACGCAGTTTCAGGCTTTGGTGAAAATGTGAGTGGTCATATCAAAATGTCAGTGCCTACTATCTCCGGAGATTTGATACTCGCAGACGCTGTTGCCGAGTTTTGTAACATGCACCCAGGTTTAACGGTCGATATGTCTCTAAACAATCGCTTTGTCGATCTGGTTGAGGATGGTCTCGACTTGGTGATTAGAACCGGATACCTAGAAGACTCCAGCTTGATTGCGCGACACATATTGGATTCTCAATGGGTGGTGTGTGCCTCGCCCTCGTATATCGCCAAGAATGGCAAACCAATGCAGCCCAAAGACTTAGTTGAGCATAATTGTTTGCAATATGCGTATCAAACAACGGGTGCTAGCGAATGGCAGTTCCTGCACAGTAAAGATGGTTGTACCGACAACGATAAGTACATTGTGCGTGTCTCGGGCTCTTTCTCGACTGACAACGCGACGGCATTAAGAAAAGCAGCGCTGGGTGGACATGGCGTTGCGTACGTGCCGCGCTGTCTGGTTTATCACGATATTCGCAATGGTCAGCTGGTGGATATCTTCCCTGACTTGGTGGGCAAGAAGTTGGGTATTTATGCGGTGTACCCCTTTACGCGCCAGCCTCCCAATAAGATTAAGTTATTGATTGAACACATCAGAACTCGTTATCTGACGATTTCACACTATTTTTAA
- a CDS encoding carbohydrate ABC transporter permease: protein MNHTASTTIEPADKSLFSRLNLKALTPYGFLLPFLIIFSVFGIFPLLFSVYLSFHEWNPVQGMDAMQFVGFENYHIALTDPWLWRSLKNTLWLAITSGVAQHLVAIPVAYMLVSMGDRMRHWLTSAYFLPFITSTVAASLIFFNMYSPNSGIINQTLMALADSTLFGWAFAWVNDFQPIRWLDDATMVKPSIAIMVFWKYTGFNIVLYTTGLMTIPKDILEAARMDGANAFRRFWNISLPMIRPFIFFAITMTIIGNLQMFEEPFVLTRGTGGTGQSGLTISMYLYKVGWEWLEMGTASAISWLLFALIASCTLVQFLFFGKKGLGEH, encoded by the coding sequence ATGAATCATACAGCGAGCACAACGATAGAACCTGCGGACAAAAGTCTTTTTTCTCGTCTGAATTTGAAAGCGCTTACACCGTATGGATTCCTTCTGCCGTTTCTGATCATTTTTTCTGTATTTGGGATCTTCCCGCTGTTGTTCTCTGTTTACCTGTCGTTCCACGAATGGAACCCAGTACAGGGCATGGACGCAATGCAGTTTGTTGGTTTTGAGAACTATCACATTGCATTGACTGACCCGTGGCTATGGCGTTCGTTAAAGAACACATTGTGGCTAGCAATCACTTCGGGTGTGGCTCAGCACTTAGTCGCTATTCCAGTGGCTTACATGTTGGTTTCAATGGGTGACCGTATGCGTCACTGGCTAACATCGGCGTACTTTCTACCGTTCATCACATCAACGGTCGCAGCGTCACTGATTTTCTTCAACATGTACTCTCCTAACTCAGGAATTATTAACCAAACGCTAATGGCTCTGGCCGATAGCACGCTGTTTGGTTGGGCATTTGCTTGGGTTAACGATTTTCAACCAATCCGTTGGTTAGACGATGCGACTATGGTGAAGCCGTCTATCGCGATCATGGTTTTCTGGAAATACACCGGTTTTAACATCGTCCTTTACACCACAGGTTTAATGACGATTCCTAAAGATATTTTAGAAGCTGCTCGTATGGATGGTGCCAACGCCTTCCGCCGCTTCTGGAACATTTCACTACCAATGATTCGTCCATTCATCTTCTTTGCTATCACCATGACCATCATCGGTAACCTGCAAATGTTTGAAGAACCGTTCGTTCTAACGCGTGGTACAGGTGGTACAGGTCAATCTGGTTTAACTATCTCTATGTACCTCTACAAAGTGGGTTGGGAATGGTTAGAAATGGGCACAGCGTCAGCAATTTCATGGCTTCTGTTTGCACTGATCGCGTCTTGTACTTTGGTTCAATTTTTATTCTTCGGTAAGAAAGGCTTAGGGGAACATTAA
- a CDS encoding LacI family DNA-binding transcriptional regulator, translated as MATIKHVSEHAGVSQATVSRVINGTSRVSHDKKLKVEKAIKELGYRPNSIAQALASSRTGSVGVVVPELGGSFYSGILHSIEENLRRFGYHAVVAAGSNTEQGQRESVEFLLGRRVDALILHTQLLSDDYLIELEEQGTPVVLINRFIPEMAMSCIDIDNEVGGLIATQYLLQKGHTDIACITGPLDKADARGRLQGYRKALEEAGVPYDEALVLEAGFTEETGISAMKKLINRKCHFTAVFASNDHMAFGAFEVLHQEGLSVPKDVSLVGFDNTIFARYLTPSLTTINFPIEEMSVEAVQLTLQKLKKIKHDVNFKLLPTLVTRNSVSDLLVTL; from the coding sequence GTGGCGACAATTAAACACGTATCAGAACATGCAGGTGTGTCTCAGGCGACAGTGTCTAGGGTCATTAATGGCACTAGTAGAGTGAGTCATGACAAGAAGTTAAAGGTTGAAAAAGCGATCAAGGAGTTGGGTTATCGCCCGAACTCTATCGCACAAGCTTTGGCGTCAAGTCGTACCGGTAGTGTTGGCGTTGTTGTTCCAGAGCTGGGCGGTTCTTTCTATTCGGGCATTTTGCACAGTATAGAAGAAAACCTACGCCGCTTTGGTTACCACGCTGTTGTTGCGGCGGGCTCGAACACCGAACAAGGGCAGCGCGAGTCGGTGGAGTTTTTGTTGGGGCGTCGTGTTGATGCTTTGATTCTTCACACTCAACTGCTCAGTGATGATTATTTAATTGAATTGGAAGAACAGGGGACCCCTGTGGTTTTAATTAACCGCTTCATCCCAGAAATGGCGATGAGTTGTATTGATATTGATAACGAAGTCGGGGGGCTGATCGCTACTCAATATCTTTTGCAAAAGGGACATACAGATATCGCGTGTATTACCGGGCCTTTAGATAAAGCAGACGCTAGGGGGCGTTTGCAGGGGTATCGAAAGGCCTTGGAAGAAGCGGGTGTGCCTTACGATGAAGCTTTAGTCTTGGAAGCGGGCTTTACTGAAGAGACTGGTATCAGTGCTATGAAGAAGCTGATTAATCGTAAGTGTCATTTCACAGCAGTATTTGCTTCGAATGATCACATGGCATTCGGTGCCTTTGAGGTGCTGCATCAAGAGGGGCTGTCTGTTCCAAAAGATGTATCACTGGTGGGCTTCGATAACACCATCTTCGCGCGCTATCTGACCCCTAGTTTGACCACCATTAATTTCCCTATTGAAGAGATGAGCGTTGAAGCCGTACAGCTCACTCTACAGAAGCTTAAAAAAATCAAACATGACGTGAACTTTAAATTGCTGCCGACGTTGGTCACAAGAAACTCGGTATCGGATTTACTCGTTACCCTATAA
- the lldD gene encoding FMN-dependent L-lactate dehydrogenase LldD, with protein sequence MIISASTDYRAAAKAKLPPFLFHYIDGGSYGEHTLRRNTADLAEIALKQRVLNDMSDLNLETELFSEKLAMPIALAPVGLTGMYARRGEVQAAKAADNKGIPFTMSTVSVCPIEEVAPKIERPMWFQLYVLKDRGFMKNVLERAKAAGVTTLVFTVDMPVPGARYRDMHSGMSGPNAAIRRVFQSMRHPSWAVDVGLLGKPHDLGNISTYRGSPTKLEDYIGWLGDNFDPSISWKDLEWIRDFWDGPMVIKGILDEEDAKDAVRFGADGIVVSNHGGRQLDGVLSSAKALPAIADAVKGDTKILVDSGIRTGLDVVRMMAMGADCTLLGRSFVYALAAQGQAGVENLLDLYDKEMRVAMTLTGAKTIKDLTRESLVGLD encoded by the coding sequence ATGATCATATCCGCATCGACTGATTACCGCGCCGCAGCAAAAGCAAAATTGCCACCGTTTCTTTTTCACTACATTGACGGCGGTTCTTACGGAGAACATACCCTACGCCGCAACACGGCCGATCTTGCAGAGATCGCACTCAAGCAGCGTGTACTTAATGACATGTCGGACCTAAATTTGGAAACCGAATTGTTTAGCGAAAAACTGGCGATGCCGATTGCCTTAGCTCCGGTTGGCTTAACCGGCATGTACGCACGACGTGGCGAAGTACAAGCGGCTAAAGCGGCTGACAACAAGGGCATCCCTTTTACGATGTCGACCGTATCGGTATGCCCGATCGAAGAAGTCGCACCTAAGATTGAGCGCCCAATGTGGTTCCAACTTTACGTGCTAAAAGATCGTGGCTTCATGAAGAACGTATTGGAACGTGCCAAAGCGGCAGGCGTAACAACACTGGTCTTCACGGTTGATATGCCTGTACCTGGCGCTCGCTACCGTGACATGCACTCAGGAATGAGTGGTCCAAATGCAGCAATACGTCGTGTATTCCAATCTATGCGTCATCCTAGCTGGGCAGTTGATGTTGGCCTACTTGGTAAACCGCACGACCTTGGCAATATCTCTACTTACCGCGGTTCTCCAACCAAACTGGAAGACTACATCGGTTGGTTGGGTGACAACTTCGACCCGTCGATTTCATGGAAAGACCTAGAGTGGATCCGTGATTTCTGGGATGGCCCAATGGTCATCAAAGGCATTCTTGATGAAGAAGATGCAAAAGACGCCGTGAGATTTGGCGCAGACGGTATCGTAGTTTCAAACCACGGTGGTCGTCAGCTTGATGGTGTTCTATCAAGTGCTAAAGCACTGCCTGCAATTGCAGATGCAGTAAAAGGCGACACTAAGATTCTGGTCGACTCTGGTATTCGTACTGGCTTAGATGTAGTACGCATGATGGCAATGGGCGCAGACTGCACCTTGCTTGGCCGCTCTTTCGTCTACGCGTTAGCAGCACAAGGACAAGCAGGCGTTGAGAATCTACTCGACCTGTATGACAAAGAGATGCGCGTTGCGATGACTCTAACTGGCGCTAAGACAATCAAAGACTTAACCCGTGAATCTCTGGTAGGGCTAGATTAA